In the Ursus arctos isolate Adak ecotype North America unplaced genomic scaffold, UrsArc2.0 scaffold_5, whole genome shotgun sequence genome, one interval contains:
- the LOC113261536 gene encoding interferon-gamma-inducible GTPase 10-like, with translation MGQSSSSTVSHTKGGDLASSFDKFFKDFKVESKIISQETIESIRSRLKEGDLPSAVSAISDALREIDNAPLSIAVTGESGTGKSTFINALRGVGDEDEGAAPTGPVETTFKRTPYKHPKFPNVTLWDLPGTGTTNFQPHDYLEKMKFREYDFFIIISATRFKINDAQLAVAIEKMKKNFYFVRTKVDSDLYNQKRSQPNKFNEHEILQRIRNDCVTRLQKANVSNAQVFLVSSFELAHYDFPSLETTLLRELPAQKRHIFMQHLPNITEVTIDRKRDSLKQRVWLEAMKAGALATVPFMGYISDNDVETLKDALTLYRVYFGLDDASLKIMAKDLHVSVEKLKGNLKCPHLLSIEKDDESLGEKLLRYVEKFCSVSGGPLAAGLYFAKIYSLQNYFLETVASDAKVLLKKGDFQRL, from the coding sequence ATGGGTCAGTCCTCCTCTTCCACAGTCTCTCATACAAAGGGTGGTGATTTGGCCTCCAGCTTTGACAAGTTTTTTAAGGACTTCAAGGTGGAAAGCAAAATCATCTCTCAGGAAACCATCGAGTCAATTCGATCAAGACTGAAGGAGGGGGACCTTCCGAGTGCAGTTTCTGCAATCAGTGATGCATTGAGAGAGATTGATAATGCCCCACTGAGCATTGCTGTGACTGGGGAGTCTGGGACAGGAAAGTCCACCTTCATCAATGCCCTGCGGGGAGTAGGGGATGAGGATGAAGGGGCTGCTCCTACTGGCCCAGTAGAGACAACCTTTAAGAGAACACCATACAAACACCCAAAGTTTCCCAATGTAACATTATGGGACCTGCCTGGCACAGGGACCACTAACTTTCAGCCTCATGACTatctggagaaaatgaaatttagggAGTATGACTTCTTTATTATCATCTCTGCTACACGGTTCAAAATCAATGATGCACAACTGGCTGTAGCAAttgaaaaaatgaagaagaatttCTACTTTGTCCGAACTAAAGTAGACAGTGATTTATATAATCAAAAAAGGAGTCAACCCAACAAATTCAATGAACATGAAATCCTGCAAAGGATCCGCAATGACTGTGTTACTCGACTTCAGAAGGCCAATGTGAGTAATGCTCAGGTCTTCTTAGTCTCCAGCTTTGAGTTGGCTCACTATGATTTCCCAAGCCTGGAGACTACCCTTCTGAGGGAGCTCCCAGCCCAGAAGCGCCACATCTTTATGCAACACCTGCCGAATATTACTGAGGTAACCATTGACCGGAAGAGGGATTCCCTTAAACAGAGGGTCTGGCTAGAGGCCATGAAGGCTGGAGCATTGGCCACTGTCCCTTTCATGGGCTACATCAGTGATAATGATGTGGAGACTTTAAAGGACGCTTTAACCCTCTACAGGGTTTACTTTGGGCTGGATGATGCATCCCTGAAAATCATGGCCAAGGACTTGCATGTGTCAGTGGAGAAACTCAAAGGAAACCTTAAGTGTCCCCATTTGCTATCAATTGAGAAGGATGATGAGTCCTTAGGTGAAAAACTGTTGAGATATGTGGAAAAATTCTGCTCTGTTAGTGGAGGACCCCTTGCTGCTGGTCTTTACTTTGCCAAGATTTACAGTTTGCAAAATTATTTCCTTGAGACTGTGGCGAGTGATGCGAAAGTTCTTCTTAAAAAAGGAGATTTTCAAAGACTCTGA